The following proteins come from a genomic window of Fontisubflavum oceani:
- a CDS encoding nucleoside deaminase — MTGFRTFMDQALAEARAAAARGEVPVGAVIVRGGDVLARAGNRMRELSDPTAHAEMLAIRAAAAALGSERLTGCDLYVTLEPCPACAGAIAAARVSRLYYGAADPKSGGVAQGPRVFEHPQSHHVPEIYGGIGEDAAEALMREFFRSRRG; from the coding sequence ATGACTGGGTTTCGGACATTCATGGATCAGGCTTTGGCCGAAGCGCGCGCGGCGGCTGCGCGCGGTGAGGTGCCCGTGGGCGCTGTCATCGTGCGCGGTGGCGATGTGCTGGCGCGGGCGGGCAACCGGATGCGGGAGCTGTCTGACCCCACTGCCCATGCAGAGATGCTGGCGATCCGCGCAGCCGCGGCGGCGCTTGGTTCCGAACGGCTTACCGGCTGCGACCTCTATGTGACGTTGGAGCCCTGTCCTGCTTGCGCCGGAGCCATTGCAGCGGCGCGGGTGTCGCGGCTCTACTATGGCGCGGCGGACCCGAAATCCGGTGGCGTTGCGCAGGGGCCTCGGGTCTTTGAACATCCGCAGAGCCATCATGTGCCGGAGATCTATGGCGGTATCGGGGAAGATGCGGCGGAGGCCTTGATGCGAGAGTTCTTCAGGTCACGGCGAGGATAG
- a CDS encoding pseudouridine synthase, with protein sequence MSDETPKGDRIAKVLARVGVASRREAERMIEAGRVTVNGKRITSPALNVTAEDSLSVDGKPVGAPERARLWLYHKPLGLVTSNADEKGRKTVFDALPEGLPRVMSVGRLDINSEGLLLLTNDGGLKRKLELPSTGWLRKYRVRVKGTPKTEDFAPLRKGVTIEGERFQPMEVVLDRQQGANAWLTVGLREGKNREIRRAMGEIGLDVNRLIRVSYGPFRLNDLKPGEVEEIKPRVLSDQLGVPLPEGHAQAKPKPKRPGLRKAPAKPGGATPRRPRPAPRRKG encoded by the coding sequence ATGAGTGATGAGACCCCCAAAGGCGACCGGATCGCCAAGGTACTGGCGCGCGTGGGCGTGGCCTCCCGCCGCGAGGCGGAGCGGATGATCGAGGCTGGACGCGTGACGGTGAACGGCAAGCGGATCACCAGCCCGGCGCTGAATGTCACCGCCGAGGATTCGCTGAGCGTCGATGGCAAACCTGTGGGAGCACCGGAACGGGCGCGGCTGTGGCTCTATCACAAGCCGCTTGGTCTGGTGACCAGCAATGCCGATGAGAAGGGCCGGAAAACGGTTTTCGATGCGCTGCCCGAGGGGTTGCCGCGCGTGATGAGCGTCGGGCGGCTCGACATCAACTCTGAAGGTTTGCTGCTCTTAACCAATGATGGCGGGTTGAAACGCAAGCTGGAGCTGCCCTCGACCGGCTGGTTGCGCAAATACCGGGTCCGCGTGAAGGGCACGCCGAAGACCGAGGATTTCGCGCCGCTCCGCAAAGGGGTGACAATCGAAGGCGAGCGGTTTCAACCGATGGAAGTGGTGCTGGACCGACAGCAGGGTGCCAATGCCTGGCTGACGGTCGGGTTGCGCGAAGGAAAGAACCGCGAGATTCGGCGAGCAATGGGCGAAATCGGTCTGGATGTGAATCGGTTGATCCGCGTCAGCTACGGCCCGTTTCGACTCAATGACTTGAAACCCGGCGAGGTCGAAGAGATCAAACCGCGTGTCTTATCTGACCAATTGGGGGTCCCGCTGCCCGAGGGCCATGCGCAGGCGAAGCCGAAACCGAAACGCCCCGGTCTGCGCAAAGCGCCAGCAAAACCAGGCGGCGCTACCCCGCGTCGCCCTCGCCCGGCTCCTCGTCGGAAAGGCTGA
- a CDS encoding inner membrane-spanning protein YciB — translation MAERDIKPWLKSALELGPPLLFFVAYMRFRDVTWEIGGTEYDGFILVTAAFVPLLLASIAALWMLTRKISRIQVFTAVLVVVFGALTIWFNDERFFKMKTTLVYGFFAVVLGIGLLRGQSWLQFVMGDLLPMRDEGWMILTKRLAGAFALMGLANEIVWRTQSTEFWVTFETFGLPAFLFVVFMTQARLIERFSLSDEEPGEGDAG, via the coding sequence ATGGCAGAACGCGACATCAAACCCTGGCTGAAATCGGCGCTGGAGCTCGGCCCGCCGCTTCTGTTCTTTGTCGCTTATATGCGGTTCCGGGATGTGACCTGGGAGATCGGCGGCACGGAATATGACGGGTTCATCCTGGTCACGGCGGCGTTTGTGCCTCTGCTTCTGGCCTCGATCGCAGCACTTTGGATGCTCACTCGGAAAATCTCGCGGATTCAGGTGTTTACCGCGGTCTTGGTCGTGGTGTTCGGAGCGCTGACCATCTGGTTCAACGATGAGCGGTTCTTCAAGATGAAAACCACGCTGGTCTATGGCTTCTTCGCGGTGGTGCTGGGGATCGGCCTTCTGCGCGGCCAATCCTGGCTGCAATTTGTCATGGGGGATCTGCTGCCGATGCGCGATGAGGGCTGGATGATCCTGACCAAACGGCTCGCCGGCGCTTTTGCGTTGATGGGGTTGGCTAATGAGATCGTCTGGCGGACGCAGAGCACCGAGTTTTGGGTGACCTTCGAGACCTTCGGCTTGCCGGCCTTCCTCTTTGTGGTCTTCATGACTCAGGCGCGTCTGATCGAGCGGTTCAGCCTTTCCGACGAGGAGCCGGGCGAGGGCGACGCGGGGTAG